A genomic region of Noviherbaspirillum sp. L7-7A contains the following coding sequences:
- a CDS encoding flagellar brake protein: MASNLLVPVPAHLLSVGKALPRSIYSANGELLLSQGFVIESVEQIATLVGTGYLRQTEFDGRVEKAKPGVTDSSPATAVQTAAQDHGSDEKVLMDDVRWQVGETFFLHQQGLSARYTARFIGYIKNRTVLVTMPIVDDKYVLIRDSQMFIVRAFSGKKAYAFSAFVVKSVHSPHPYLHLSYPKELSCATIRHRARIPVSIIASISMNNQEESVAAVIADMSLGGASANIKHPFGEVGQRGRIKFKINAVGETVYVDLGIILRSIVPSDNGGGCKHGYEFTDLSTHDRLVLSAYFHQAEMERN; this comes from the coding sequence GCGAGTTGTTGTTGTCACAAGGCTTTGTGATCGAGTCTGTAGAGCAGATCGCAACGTTGGTCGGTACTGGCTATCTTCGGCAGACCGAATTCGATGGCAGGGTTGAAAAAGCCAAGCCAGGCGTGACCGATAGCAGCCCCGCCACAGCCGTTCAAACCGCTGCGCAGGATCACGGCAGTGATGAAAAAGTATTGATGGATGATGTAAGGTGGCAGGTCGGAGAAACTTTTTTTCTTCACCAGCAAGGCCTGTCTGCAAGATATACCGCAAGATTTATCGGATATATTAAAAATCGGACCGTCCTGGTCACAATGCCTATTGTCGATGACAAATATGTGCTTATTCGTGACAGCCAAATGTTCATTGTGCGCGCCTTTTCGGGAAAGAAGGCATATGCGTTTAGTGCGTTCGTTGTAAAGTCAGTCCATTCTCCCCATCCTTACTTGCACCTGTCGTATCCAAAAGAACTCAGCTGCGCCACCATACGGCACCGGGCGCGCATACCGGTAAGCATCATTGCTTCTATTTCGATGAACAATCAGGAAGAAAGCGTGGCGGCAGTCATTGCTGACATGAGTCTTGGTGGTGCTTCAGCCAACATCAAGCATCCGTTTGGCGAAGTCGGGCAGCGAGGCCGGATTAAATTCAAGATCAATGCAGTCGGTGAAACCGTATACGTCGATCTCGGCATCATACTCAGGTCAATTGTCCCCAGTGATAATGGCGGTGGATGCAAACACGGCTATGAATTCACCGACCTTTCCACCCACGACCGACTGGTGTTGTCGGCTTATTTCCATCAAGCAGAAATGGAACGGAATTGA
- a CDS encoding DMT family transporter, with protein MSNPNASAAVTMIVASTFLFSSMDAATKYLGGFMSVVLVLWCRYTIQASIMAAVVAKLRGASGFRTMHPRFQLLRGVLLASISVLAFFSMRKMPLAEFTAIIMLSPVLITACAGWLFKERIGKLRWVLVTTGFLGTIVVIRPGSGLFGWVVVIPLLAMVISSGYSLITSKLAVLENPYTTQLYSGMTGSLLLLPFLILERRELLDFFNEASASHAGMLFLIGILGTVGHLLLIMAFSRAGTSSLMPFTYAQIGFAGLMSWLFFDHAPDFWAWIGMLMIAMSGGATAWLNIRKNT; from the coding sequence ATGAGCAATCCCAACGCCTCGGCCGCCGTCACGATGATTGTGGCTTCCACTTTCCTCTTTTCTTCCATGGATGCGGCGACCAAGTATCTGGGCGGCTTCATGTCTGTCGTTCTGGTGCTCTGGTGCAGATACACGATCCAGGCCAGCATCATGGCGGCCGTGGTAGCAAAATTGCGCGGCGCTTCTGGCTTCAGGACCATGCATCCCCGTTTTCAGCTATTGCGGGGCGTGCTGTTGGCATCGATTAGTGTTTTGGCCTTCTTTAGCATGCGCAAGATGCCACTTGCCGAGTTCACGGCAATCATCATGCTGTCCCCGGTATTGATTACTGCCTGTGCTGGATGGCTGTTCAAGGAGCGTATTGGGAAACTGCGCTGGGTTCTGGTTACCACCGGGTTTCTGGGCACGATTGTCGTAATCCGGCCAGGAAGCGGGCTGTTTGGTTGGGTAGTTGTCATTCCGCTTCTGGCAATGGTGATTTCCAGCGGCTATAGCCTGATCACAAGCAAACTGGCTGTACTCGAAAATCCCTATACGACGCAGCTTTACAGTGGCATGACTGGCAGCTTGCTGCTCCTTCCCTTTCTTATTCTTGAGAGAAGAGAATTACTCGATTTCTTTAATGAGGCAAGCGCTTCCCACGCTGGAATGTTGTTCTTGATTGGCATCTTGGGAACAGTGGGCCATTTGCTGCTCATTATGGCGTTCAGCCGGGCTGGCACCTCAAGCCTCATGCCTTTCACCTATGCCCAGATCGGCTTTGCCGGCTTGATGAGCTGGCTATTCTTTGACCACGCGCCCGACTTTTGGGCATGGATAGGAATGCTGATGATCGCAATGAGCGGAGGGGCCACGGCTTGGTTGAATATAAGAAAAAATACATAA
- a CDS encoding methylamine utilization protein encodes MKLTFTPFALAACSLTLSSALFAASIDIDVRDTQGNPLADAAVYVESVAGVSPARSRMAEIEQKNRKFMPLMTIVQTGSEIAFPNNDTVRHHVYSFSPAKPFELKLYSGTPGNPVLFDKPGTVVIGCNIHDRMVAYIQVVNTPYFGKTDDAGKVRITDLPVGKYKLKAWHPQVLAGATMPESEMTIARQDVAVSIAMKPGADSKPH; translated from the coding sequence ATGAAGCTGACGTTCACTCCCTTTGCGCTTGCCGCCTGCAGCCTGACCCTGTCAAGCGCCCTCTTCGCTGCTTCTATAGACATCGATGTCAGAGATACCCAAGGCAATCCCCTGGCAGATGCAGCGGTCTACGTTGAGTCCGTGGCTGGCGTCTCACCAGCGCGTTCAAGAATGGCAGAGATCGAACAAAAGAACCGTAAGTTCATGCCGTTGATGACAATAGTACAAACGGGTTCCGAGATTGCCTTTCCAAATAACGATACGGTACGGCACCATGTCTATTCCTTCTCTCCTGCCAAACCCTTCGAACTCAAGCTTTATTCCGGAACACCAGGCAACCCTGTCCTGTTCGATAAGCCGGGGACAGTGGTGATCGGCTGCAACATCCATGACCGGATGGTCGCTTATATCCAGGTCGTTAATACGCCATACTTTGGCAAGACGGATGACGCTGGGAAAGTACGCATCACCGACTTGCCCGTCGGAAAATACAAGCTCAAGGCCTGGCATCCTCAAGTTCTGGCAGGTGCCACGATGCCGGAGTCGGAAATGACGATCGCCAGACAAGACGTTGCTGTCAGCATTGCGATGAAGCCTGGTGCCGACAGCAAACCGCATTGA
- a CDS encoding EAL domain-containing protein, producing MFTQGAQLLAKDYGFLSAIASRDEETIGSVLTNHGERIGASVTVLVDVGRAMRTGPAQSVSADVQRLILDLVDVAAREGSAVGTGIVDHAPFQIVVVPVKAPVVVGWVAMAFPIDQRLANDMRDLSSLEVSFLTRSAQGKWQLSATTLASQNTVSLLRTMDARGISRDASLDIAGNDGAYRGSVVDLASTRTQTAVAVLQRSVAAATAPYDALQMMLLVLTAGVIVIAAIFSVLTARRITGPLRELTSTARRLGAGDYDGPIPSSGGEEILELSNAFASMRNGISKREMEIHKLAYWDALTDLPNRAQFTRKLAHALETAQSCHILMMDLDRFKNVNDVMGHGFGDALLRKVGNRLVEHAGVDGANIARLGGDEFAIMLVDATLADAMAVASRVLKSLETPISLDDQAVDLGAGIGIAAFPEHAQDAESLLSHVEVAMHVAKRSGNQAVVYDPAYDESSQQSLSLLSELRHAVDHNELRLYVQPKLSLDMGEVHGLEALVRWVHPERGMVFPDQFIPFSEQTGFIRVLTLWILDQAAALCARLADEGLHPRISVNISARDLMDQDLAEKFMAILRRHNVDASSFCLEITESAIMDDPLRAQNTLNSLHALGAQLSIDDFGTGYSSLAYLKQLPVHELKIDKSFVKNMEHDANDAKIVRSTVDLGHNMGLRVVAEGIETRQVWNLLSEMGCDSGQGYYMSRPIPADEFSKWSRRWTSEYDANSATGRSTPMVPQMEIQLEQDA from the coding sequence ATGTTCACGCAAGGAGCACAGCTTCTGGCCAAGGACTACGGATTTCTTTCCGCCATCGCAAGCCGCGACGAAGAAACGATAGGCTCGGTGCTGACCAATCATGGCGAGCGCATCGGGGCATCGGTGACTGTGCTGGTCGATGTCGGGCGTGCCATGCGAACCGGACCGGCACAGTCGGTTTCCGCTGATGTGCAGCGGCTGATCCTTGATCTGGTGGACGTGGCCGCACGAGAAGGCAGTGCAGTAGGGACTGGCATTGTCGATCACGCGCCGTTTCAGATCGTTGTCGTACCCGTCAAGGCGCCTGTCGTGGTGGGCTGGGTCGCGATGGCTTTCCCGATTGACCAGCGGCTCGCCAACGACATGCGTGATCTGTCTTCGCTGGAAGTAAGCTTCCTTACGCGATCGGCGCAAGGCAAGTGGCAGCTCAGTGCCACCACGCTTGCCTCGCAAAATACCGTCAGTCTCTTGCGCACCATGGATGCGCGCGGCATTTCCCGCGACGCCAGCCTGGATATCGCCGGGAACGATGGCGCCTACAGGGGTTCCGTGGTCGACCTGGCAAGCACCAGGACGCAAACCGCGGTCGCGGTCCTGCAGCGCTCAGTGGCGGCTGCCACCGCGCCCTACGATGCGCTGCAGATGATGTTGCTGGTGCTGACCGCAGGCGTGATCGTCATCGCCGCCATCTTCAGCGTGCTCACCGCGCGGCGCATTACCGGCCCATTGCGCGAACTGACCAGTACCGCGCGCAGGTTGGGCGCTGGCGACTATGACGGGCCGATTCCCTCCAGCGGCGGCGAAGAGATACTCGAGCTGTCGAATGCGTTTGCCTCAATGCGCAATGGCATCAGCAAACGTGAAATGGAGATCCATAAACTGGCTTACTGGGATGCATTGACCGACCTGCCCAACAGGGCGCAATTCACCCGCAAGCTTGCCCATGCGCTGGAGACGGCACAGAGTTGCCACATCCTGATGATGGATCTGGATCGATTCAAGAATGTAAATGATGTGATGGGCCATGGCTTTGGCGATGCGCTGCTGCGCAAGGTCGGCAACAGGCTGGTTGAGCATGCCGGCGTGGATGGCGCAAACATCGCGCGGCTTGGGGGCGATGAATTCGCGATCATGCTTGTTGACGCAACACTCGCCGACGCCATGGCTGTGGCAAGCCGCGTGCTCAAGTCACTTGAGACGCCGATCTCCCTGGACGACCAGGCAGTCGACCTCGGCGCGGGCATCGGCATCGCCGCCTTCCCGGAGCACGCCCAGGATGCCGAGTCGCTGCTGAGCCATGTCGAAGTGGCGATGCACGTGGCCAAGCGCAGCGGAAACCAGGCGGTGGTGTATGACCCGGCCTACGACGAAAGCAGCCAGCAGAGCCTGTCGCTGCTCAGCGAGCTCCGCCATGCAGTCGACCACAACGAGTTGCGCCTCTACGTGCAACCCAAGCTGTCGCTCGACATGGGCGAAGTGCATGGGCTGGAAGCCCTGGTGCGCTGGGTACACCCGGAGCGCGGCATGGTGTTCCCGGACCAGTTCATCCCGTTTTCCGAGCAGACCGGCTTCATCCGCGTACTGACGTTGTGGATACTGGACCAGGCTGCGGCACTCTGCGCCCGCCTGGCCGACGAAGGCCTGCATCCGCGGATCTCGGTCAATATTTCAGCGCGCGACCTGATGGATCAGGACCTTGCGGAAAAATTCATGGCGATCCTGCGCAGGCACAATGTTGATGCATCCTCCTTCTGCCTGGAAATCACCGAGAGCGCGATCATGGATGATCCCTTGCGTGCGCAGAACACGCTCAACAGCCTGCATGCGCTGGGCGCCCAACTGTCGATCGATGATTTCGGCACCGGCTATTCCTCGCTGGCCTACCTCAAGCAGTTGCCGGTGCATGAACTGAAGATCGACAAGTCTTTCGTGAAGAACATGGAGCATGACGCCAATGACGCCAAGATCGTCCGCTCCACGGTTGATCTGGGGCACAACATGGGCCTGCGGGTAGTTGCCGAGGGCATCGAGACCAGGCAAGTCTGGAATCTGCTTTCTGAGATGGGCTGCGACAGCGGCCAGGGTTACTATATGAGCCGGCCTATTCCGGCCGACGAATTCAGCAAATGGTCAAGGCGCTGGACTTCTGAATACGACGCCAACAGTGCCACCGGTCGGTCGACTCCGATGGTGCCGCAAATGGAAATCCAGCTGGAGCAGGATGCATGA